A single Vulcanisaeta distributa DSM 14429 DNA region contains:
- a CDS encoding NAD(P)-dependent oxidoreductase — protein MERLRVGFIGLGIMGSAMAMNIHKAGFPLIVYNRTKSKTEPFAKLGIPVAESPREVAEKSDVVIDMVTDAPDVEEVLLGPNGVVHGAHPGLIVIDMSTNSPDHARYFARELGKYGIEFLDAPVTGGDIGARQGTLTIMVGGKYEVFEKVKPILQAMGKTIIYAGDVGNGQMLKLLNQIVVGIDMLAVAEAMALARKAGIDMEKLFTVLSTGAANSFTVQYYMPKMMKGDFEPGFRAAHLKKDLRYALETANRLNVPLPGTALTLQLYNALVAKGLGEKGTQALLKLYYEMAGISDG, from the coding sequence ATGGAGAGACTTAGGGTGGGTTTCATAGGGCTTGGTATAATGGGTAGTGCCATGGCCATGAACATCCATAAGGCCGGCTTCCCACTAATTGTTTATAACAGGACCAAGTCAAAGACAGAGCCCTTCGCAAAGCTCGGTATTCCCGTCGCCGAGAGCCCCAGGGAGGTTGCTGAGAAATCAGACGTCGTAATTGACATGGTTACAGACGCGCCGGATGTGGAGGAGGTCCTGCTGGGCCCTAATGGTGTTGTCCATGGCGCCCACCCAGGGCTTATAGTCATTGACATGAGCACGAACTCCCCTGACCACGCCAGATACTTCGCCAGGGAGTTGGGTAAGTACGGCATTGAATTCCTAGACGCACCGGTGACGGGCGGCGATATTGGGGCTAGGCAGGGCACATTAACAATAATGGTCGGCGGTAAGTATGAGGTCTTTGAGAAGGTAAAACCAATACTCCAGGCAATGGGTAAGACGATAATATACGCCGGCGATGTTGGTAATGGGCAGATGCTCAAGCTTCTCAATCAAATAGTCGTTGGTATTGACATGCTAGCCGTAGCCGAGGCAATGGCACTCGCCAGGAAAGCGGGCATCGACATGGAAAAGTTATTCACAGTACTATCCACCGGGGCCGCAAACTCATTCACAGTACAATACTACATGCCGAAGATGATGAAGGGCGACTTCGAACCAGGGTTTAGGGCTGCCCACCTAAAGAAGGACTTAAGGTACGCCCTCGAAACCGCCAATAGGCTCAACGTGCCACTCCCAGGCACGGCATTAACACTACAACTATACAACGCCTTAGTAGCCAAGGGGCTGGGTGAGAAGGGGACTCAGGCCTTGTTGAAGTTATATTACGAGATGGCTGGTATTAGTGATGGGTAG
- a CDS encoding UxaA family hydrolase, whose translation MESVVVRSAPAVVLNPGDNVAVALRDLRAGEDVELIIGGSRVRVRLLNDIPFGHKFAIRDIRMCDYVIKYGHVIGRAKRDIKVGEHVHVHNVESLTAVHSVCRGGNP comes from the coding sequence ATGGAGTCTGTAGTCGTAAGGAGCGCACCTGCGGTGGTGCTTAATCCAGGTGATAATGTTGCGGTTGCCCTTAGGGATTTGAGGGCTGGTGAGGATGTTGAGTTAATAATTGGTGGCTCAAGGGTCAGGGTTAGGTTACTTAATGATATACCCTTCGGGCATAAGTTCGCGATTAGGGATATTCGCATGTGTGATTATGTTATTAAGTACGGTCATGTGATTGGTAGGGCTAAGCGTGACATTAAGGTTGGTGAGCACGTCCATGTTCATAACGTGGAGAGCCTAACGGCAGTTCATAGCGTCTGTAGGGGTGGTAATCCATGA
- a CDS encoding class I fructose-bisphosphate aldolase, with translation MAGLIEKFLKVFARRGRSIILAYDHGIEHGPTDFLDNPDSADPEYILKLAREAGFDGVVFQRGIAEKYYDGSVPLIVKLNGKTSLYNGEPISVANCTVEEAVSLGASAVGYTIYPGSGYEWKMFEELAKIKREAIKFDIPLIVWSYPRGGKVTNETAPEIVAYAARVALELGADAMKIKYTGDPKTFAWAVKVAGKVPVLMSGGPKTKTEEEFLRQVEGVLEAGAVGIAVGRNVWQRKDALKFARVLSEIVYGGKKVAEVLGEVG, from the coding sequence ATGGCAGGTTTAATCGAGAAGTTCCTGAAGGTATTCGCGAGGAGGGGTAGGTCAATAATACTTGCTTACGACCACGGTATTGAGCATGGACCAACGGACTTCCTCGACAACCCAGACTCCGCAGATCCTGAGTACATACTTAAACTGGCACGTGAGGCTGGCTTTGACGGCGTCGTTTTCCAGAGGGGTATTGCGGAGAAGTACTATGATGGCAGTGTGCCGCTCATTGTTAAGTTAAATGGTAAGACGAGCCTATACAATGGTGAGCCAATATCAGTGGCTAATTGCACGGTTGAGGAGGCCGTGAGCCTTGGCGCCTCCGCGGTGGGTTACACGATATACCCAGGCAGTGGTTATGAGTGGAAGATGTTTGAGGAGTTGGCTAAGATAAAGAGGGAGGCTATTAAGTTTGACATACCGCTGATTGTTTGGTCGTACCCAAGGGGTGGTAAGGTCACGAACGAGACTGCGCCGGAGATAGTGGCCTACGCGGCGAGGGTGGCCCTTGAGCTTGGTGCCGATGCCATGAAGATAAAGTACACAGGTGACCCAAAGACCTTTGCCTGGGCCGTCAAGGTGGCGGGTAAGGTCCCAGTGTTAATGTCTGGTGGTCCTAAGACGAAGACTGAGGAGGAGTTCCTGAGGCAGGTTGAGGGTGTCCTTGAGGCCGGCGCCGTTGGCATTGCCGTTGGTAGGAATGTGTGGCAGAGGAAGGACGCGTTAAAATTCGCTAGGGTTCTTTCGGAGATCGTGTATGGTGGTAAGAAGGTTGCTGAGGTGTTAGGTGAGGTCGGATGA
- a CDS encoding PaREP1 family protein: MEIPEELIKAAEEKGIDIIDLLISAIGRSDPSTAIRIRLELAEKYLNEAKEYVRKGDAVQASEKAYKAAEECIKALAERYNIPEHQQAIKEGRWYTYLLGMASNTLASILGDWVATGWAAGYVLHVWGFHEAKFSVGDLSNYLRLVENLVTNTKKALGT; this comes from the coding sequence ATGGAAATACCCGAGGAGTTAATTAAGGCGGCCGAGGAAAAGGGTATAGACATAATTGATCTCTTAATAAGCGCCATTGGCAGGAGCGACCCATCAACCGCTATTAGGATTAGGCTTGAACTCGCCGAGAAATATCTAAATGAGGCTAAGGAATATGTGAGGAAGGGTGATGCCGTGCAAGCCAGCGAGAAGGCATATAAAGCCGCTGAGGAGTGCATCAAGGCTCTAGCCGAGAGATATAATATACCTGAGCACCAGCAGGCTATTAAGGAGGGTCGGTGGTACACGTATCTACTCGGCATGGCTAGTAACACCCTTGCCTCAATACTTGGTGATTGGGTTGCGACGGGTTGGGCAGCTGGCTACGTACTTCATGTCTGGGGCTTTCATGAGGCTAAGTTTAGCGTGGGTGACTTATCGAATTACCTAAGGCTCGTTGAAAACCTAGTAACAAACACCAAGAAGGCCCTCGGGACCTAA
- a CDS encoding nucleotidyltransferase domain-containing protein: MINCQAVINDVRAKLSRLVGGSFMAVLLFGSLARCEADEYSDVDLLVLHSGLGRIDRVKRRRAVYLAISALLRDYPLTVIDMDINEFLNPGIITPLLLNIYWDAMVLLDRTGKLNEFLEQVRRRIVESGLRRIRDGKAYYWVLPKPLERVRII, from the coding sequence ATGATTAACTGCCAAGCCGTCATCAATGACGTGAGGGCTAAGCTAAGCAGGTTAGTGGGTGGTAGTTTCATGGCCGTGCTCCTCTTTGGTTCCCTGGCCCGTTGTGAGGCTGATGAGTATAGTGACGTTGATTTACTGGTGCTTCACAGCGGCTTGGGTAGGATCGACCGTGTTAAGCGGAGGAGGGCTGTTTACCTGGCCATTAGCGCCCTACTTCGTGATTATCCATTGACAGTCATTGATATGGACATTAACGAGTTCCTCAACCCAGGTATTATCACGCCATTATTACTAAACATTTACTGGGACGCCATGGTCCTCCTGGACAGGACAGGCAAATTGAACGAATTCCTAGAACAAGTTAGGCGCAGGATAGTTGAGAGCGGCCTCAGGAGGATTAGAGATGGTAAAGCCTACTATTGGGTATTGCCAAAGCCCCTAGAGAGGGTTAGGATAATATGA
- a CDS encoding PaREP1 family protein: MEELIRMAEERGIDVEDLIINAIRSRSKDPLESIRLRIELARKFITEARERLNTGDSIQASEKAYKAAEEVVKALAEKFNIPEYQQAIKEGRWYTHQLSSAASKLSRTLGNWVLNGWSSAYLLHVWGFHEAKLSADDIVGYVNEVERMVKEAEKLLTH, encoded by the coding sequence ATGGAGGAATTGATTAGAATGGCTGAGGAACGTGGCATAGATGTTGAGGACTTAATAATAAATGCCATAAGGAGTAGAAGCAAGGATCCATTAGAGTCAATACGATTAAGGATTGAGTTGGCCAGAAAATTTATTACAGAAGCTAGGGAAAGGCTAAACACTGGTGATTCAATACAGGCCAGTGAGAAGGCATATAAGGCGGCTGAGGAGGTTGTTAAGGCCTTGGCCGAGAAATTCAACATACCCGAGTATCAGCAAGCAATTAAGGAGGGCAGGTGGTATACCCATCAATTAAGTTCCGCAGCTAGTAAGCTATCAAGGACATTAGGTAATTGGGTATTAAACGGCTGGAGTAGTGCATACCTACTTCATGTCTGGGGTTTCCACGAGGCCAAGTTGAGCGCTGATGACATAGTTGGTTATGTCAATGAGGTTGAGAGAATGGTTAAGGAGGCCGAGAAGTTATTAACGCATTAA
- a CDS encoding mannonate dehydratase, with amino-acid sequence MPLAEQRGVYLAMHPDDPPIPEFRGVPRIMNSVESFEKLVSLVRSEHNGITFCMGNFTLMTDDVPGAVRRLKDRIYFVHFRDVKGDRYNFVETLIGEGKTDLVGAARAMLEIGHEWYIRVDRTPTLEGDTELGAAGYNYLGRLYTIGYIKGLFTAVAKQMNK; translated from the coding sequence GTGCCGCTTGCTGAGCAGAGGGGTGTTTACCTGGCTATGCATCCTGATGATCCGCCAATACCTGAGTTTAGGGGTGTGCCTAGGATCATGAATAGTGTTGAGTCCTTCGAGAAGTTGGTTAGCCTTGTTAGGAGCGAGCATAATGGCATTACCTTCTGCATGGGTAATTTCACGCTCATGACTGATGACGTGCCTGGAGCCGTTAGGAGGTTGAAGGATAGGATTTACTTCGTCCACTTCAGGGATGTGAAGGGTGATAGGTATAATTTTGTTGAGACATTAATTGGTGAGGGTAAGACTGACCTAGTCGGAGCCGCCAGGGCGATGCTTGAGATAGGTCATGAATGGTATATAAGGGTTGATCGCACACCAACTCTTGAGGGTGACACCGAATTGGGTGCCGCGGGCTATAATTACCTCGGTAGGCTCTACACGATTGGTTATATTAAGGGTTTGTTCACGGCCGTGGCTAAGCAAATGAATAAATGA
- a CDS encoding ATP-dependent 6-phosphofructokinase: protein MKVGILTGGGDAPGLNIAVYTLTKLLEGKHEVYAIFHGWRGILDKEVRRVTSRDLIDFAFEGGTFIRTSRTNPFKDETRAEVFARNLRELGLDVIVAIGGDDTLSAAAQTQARGLANVVGIPKTIDNDVYGTDYTIGFDTAVNEAIKVTESFKTTLISHERVGVVEVMGREAGWIALFTGLATMADFVLIPEKPVNWDIVANRVKEVYKDRRWALVVVSEGIKEYGGPKDEFGHSRLGGVGNELAQYIEKVTGLETRAVIPGHIIRGAPPTAFDRVLAVRFATEAFNAIEDDDFGKMVAYRGGDIVRVPITEVLGKNRLVSGYWIKLYETYWGP, encoded by the coding sequence ATGAAGGTGGGTATCCTCACGGGAGGCGGTGATGCACCGGGACTTAACATAGCCGTGTACACGCTGACTAAGTTATTAGAGGGGAAGCACGAGGTTTACGCAATATTCCATGGCTGGAGGGGTATATTGGATAAGGAGGTTAGGAGGGTCACGTCTAGGGACCTAATAGATTTCGCATTCGAGGGTGGCACGTTCATTAGGACATCAAGGACCAACCCATTTAAGGATGAAACTAGGGCTGAGGTCTTTGCCAGAAATTTAAGGGAGCTTGGTTTAGACGTGATTGTGGCGATTGGCGGTGACGATACGCTGAGCGCAGCGGCCCAGACCCAGGCAAGGGGTTTAGCTAATGTGGTTGGTATTCCGAAGACGATAGACAATGATGTATATGGCACTGACTACACAATAGGCTTTGACACGGCGGTTAACGAGGCCATTAAGGTCACTGAATCCTTCAAGACTACGTTGATATCCCATGAGAGGGTTGGTGTTGTTGAGGTCATGGGTAGGGAGGCCGGTTGGATAGCCCTATTCACTGGTTTAGCCACGATGGCGGACTTCGTCCTGATACCCGAGAAGCCTGTTAACTGGGACATCGTTGCTAATAGGGTTAAGGAGGTTTACAAGGATAGGAGGTGGGCGTTGGTCGTGGTCTCCGAGGGTATTAAGGAGTATGGTGGGCCTAAGGACGAGTTTGGACACTCGAGACTTGGTGGTGTTGGTAATGAACTTGCCCAGTATATAGAGAAGGTCACGGGTCTCGAGACCAGGGCAGTGATTCCAGGCCACATTATTAGGGGTGCACCACCAACCGCGTTTGATAGGGTGTTAGCCGTTAGGTTCGCCACGGAGGCCTTCAACGCGATTGAGGATGATGACTTTGGTAAGATGGTTGCTTATAGGGGTGGTGACATAGTCAGGGTGCCAATAACGGAGGTCCTGGGCAAGAATAGGCTGGTTAGTGGTTATTGGATAAAGCTTTATGAAACATACTGGGGACCTTAG
- a CDS encoding PaREP1 family protein — MEVTKPWIDARRYQEDRFREAFYEAELAERFLQNGLLRNAAGKAFQAIKAYVAGLAVDYREELTKHYPGVRRLGPNKVVDRVDWLIAVMPSSRLREVASIIGDKELRLYVEIALNLHEFQYNGLDRDSEVSRYSSEELVRKDVVEVINFIRDRLKNRI; from the coding sequence ATGGAGGTTACAAAGCCCTGGATAGACGCAAGGAGGTACCAGGAGGATAGGTTCAGGGAGGCGTTCTACGAAGCCGAACTTGCCGAGAGATTTCTTCAGAATGGGTTATTAAGAAATGCGGCTGGTAAGGCATTTCAGGCTATTAAGGCCTACGTAGCCGGGCTAGCCGTTGATTATAGGGAGGAATTAACGAAGCATTATCCAGGTGTTAGGAGGTTGGGTCCGAATAAGGTGGTTGATAGGGTTGATTGGTTAATAGCCGTTATGCCAAGCTCAAGGCTCAGGGAAGTGGCCTCAATAATAGGCGATAAGGAGCTCAGGCTCTACGTAGAAATAGCTCTAAATTTGCACGAATTTCAGTACAACGGTCTTGATAGAGATAGCGAAGTGTCGAGGTACTCAAGCGAGGAATTGGTAAGGAAGGACGTAGTCGAGGTTATTAACTTCATAAGGGATAGATTGAAGAATAGAATTTAA
- a CDS encoding creatininase family protein yields MRILEITRDEVPKDPLIIVPVGSIEQHGPHLPLGTDSIIANYIAAEVERKMQNKALLYPLIAVGSSMEHAGFVGTTWVRFESLIHYLLDFIESVSAWSPVGIVFVNGHGGNVDALTIVVKEWNYSRVRPRAYHYYIYNKRVVDYITRYFPSFGHADAVETSLIAAISKDLVRWDRVTDIEVSGNINIFRTIDVSETGVIGSLRRDLVRPEVGSEILRFIVNDLLEQIQVIYGITIGNEGNNA; encoded by the coding sequence GTGAGGATATTGGAAATAACACGTGATGAAGTACCTAAGGATCCTTTAATCATCGTGCCGGTCGGATCCATAGAGCAACACGGGCCTCACTTACCCCTGGGCACCGACTCAATAATCGCTAATTATATCGCCGCTGAGGTTGAACGCAAAATGCAAAATAAGGCCTTGCTCTACCCGTTAATTGCTGTTGGCTCCTCAATGGAGCATGCGGGCTTCGTGGGCACAACGTGGGTTCGCTTTGAAAGCCTAATCCACTACCTTCTCGACTTTATCGAGAGCGTATCTGCGTGGAGCCCTGTTGGGATTGTGTTTGTTAATGGGCATGGCGGTAACGTTGATGCACTAACCATTGTTGTTAAGGAGTGGAATTACTCAAGGGTTAGGCCCAGGGCTTATCATTATTACATATATAATAAGAGGGTCGTTGATTACATAACGAGGTACTTCCCATCCTTTGGGCATGCCGATGCTGTTGAGACATCATTGATCGCCGCAATAAGTAAGGACCTTGTTAGGTGGGATAGGGTTACTGATATTGAGGTTAGCGGTAACATAAACATTTTTAGGACTATTGACGTTAGTGAGACGGGCGTTATTGGTTCGCTACGTAGGGACCTCGTAAGGCCTGAGGTTGGTTCCGAAATACTTAGATTCATTGTTAATGACTTACTTGAGCAGATTCAGGTTATTTACGGTATTACAATTGGTAATGAGGGTAATAATGCCTAA
- a CDS encoding HEPN domain-containing protein, with the protein MIDPMNEVKYRYELANEHLSRAERYYELDDWAGCVHSSQLAVENFAKAIIAIYQVPTWSHDPLNQLMSIISQVPGSVKELIIELARMSHELAAEHARSTYGEPTAGLTPGMIYNREIAARALSMAHRARDIVTSVFNALGITV; encoded by the coding sequence ATGATAGACCCAATGAATGAAGTTAAATATAGATATGAGTTAGCTAACGAGCATTTAAGTAGGGCCGAGAGGTATTATGAGCTTGATGATTGGGCCGGTTGTGTACATTCTTCACAATTGGCGGTTGAGAATTTTGCGAAGGCCATTATTGCGATTTACCAGGTACCAACATGGAGCCACGATCCATTAAACCAATTAATGAGCATCATAAGTCAAGTACCAGGTAGTGTTAAGGAGTTGATCATTGAATTAGCCAGGATGAGCCATGAGTTAGCTGCTGAGCATGCACGCTCGACCTATGGTGAGCCGACGGCTGGCTTAACACCTGGAATGATTTATAACCGTGAGATTGCCGCGAGGGCTTTGTCCATGGCGCATAGGGCTAGGGACATAGTGACTAGCGTATTTAATGCACTTGGCATTACCGTTTAA
- a CDS encoding DUF309 domain-containing protein: protein MNLRKATKLKIINIRIASSHIEIDLNVDNNDYVYIIENLGFKVMDTVKIDLEEDEKYNEEYAIKRYIELFNEERFWEAHEVLERVWRKNRDEGIQGLIILAAAFVKIQENNPEAFKRLIIRARELIMKNQIPYINKEKLLRKMDNALLLTKPFKIEREDLGSIQKA from the coding sequence ATGAACCTGCGTAAAGCAACAAAGCTAAAGATAATAAATATTAGGATTGCGAGTAGTCACATCGAGATTGACTTAAACGTCGATAATAACGATTATGTATACATAATAGAGAACTTGGGATTTAAAGTAATGGACACCGTAAAAATTGACCTGGAGGAGGATGAGAAATATAACGAGGAATACGCAATTAAGAGGTATATCGAGCTATTCAACGAGGAGAGGTTTTGGGAGGCCCATGAAGTGCTTGAAAGGGTATGGCGTAAAAATAGGGACGAGGGTATACAGGGATTGATAATATTGGCGGCAGCCTTCGTGAAAATCCAGGAAAACAATCCAGAGGCGTTTAAGAGATTAATCATTAGGGCGAGGGAGTTAATCATGAAAAACCAAATACCCTACATAAACAAGGAGAAGCTACTGAGAAAAATGGATAATGCCCTACTACTAACGAAGCCCTTTAAGATCGAGAGGGAAGACCTGGGATCAATACAAAAAGCTTAA
- a CDS encoding UxaA family hydrolase: protein MSRPTILGYVRPDGKVGIRNYLLVMSTVVCSSFVTRRIADQVQGAVAIENPFGCGQLEPDLEITKRTLIGMAKNPNVGGVLVVGLGCEQIQADDLVKEIEKTGKPVEKVVIQEVDGGTPAAIERGVTLLRKMAEEVLSQRPEEVDVSNLVMGVECGGSDATSGLAANPVVGYASDKLVDLGGTVILSETPEMIGAEDILAKRAVSKEVGDKIVRVVKRWVDLAASYGVDLVGTQPSPGNIAGGLSTIEEKSLGAIIKGGSRPIQGVVDYAEEVRDKGLWIMDTPGYDIMSVVGMVAGGATLVVFTTGRGTPTGNPIAPVIKVTANPYTAKKMHENIDFDASTVTLGQETIEQAGERLFKLIIDVARGKPTRAELLGFREFVIHKIIPSF from the coding sequence ATGAGCAGGCCAACAATACTTGGTTATGTGAGACCGGATGGTAAGGTTGGTATTAGGAATTACTTGCTCGTGATGTCGACTGTCGTGTGCTCAAGCTTCGTAACCCGCAGAATTGCCGACCAGGTGCAGGGCGCCGTGGCTATTGAGAACCCATTCGGTTGCGGTCAACTTGAGCCTGACCTTGAAATTACTAAGAGGACGCTGATTGGTATGGCTAAGAATCCAAACGTGGGCGGTGTCCTAGTCGTTGGCCTTGGATGTGAGCAGATTCAAGCTGATGATTTGGTCAAGGAGATTGAGAAGACGGGTAAGCCTGTGGAGAAGGTCGTAATTCAGGAGGTTGATGGTGGGACCCCAGCGGCGATTGAGAGGGGTGTTACGTTACTTAGGAAGATGGCTGAGGAGGTGCTTTCGCAGAGGCCTGAGGAGGTTGACGTATCAAACCTAGTCATGGGCGTTGAGTGCGGAGGGTCAGACGCAACCTCCGGGTTAGCGGCTAACCCGGTTGTTGGCTATGCATCTGATAAATTAGTTGATCTCGGTGGCACAGTAATACTCTCCGAAACCCCTGAAATGATCGGTGCCGAGGATATACTTGCCAAGAGGGCTGTGTCTAAGGAGGTTGGTGATAAAATAGTTAGGGTCGTTAAGAGGTGGGTTGACTTAGCCGCGTCCTACGGCGTTGACCTGGTTGGTACACAGCCATCGCCGGGTAATATCGCTGGTGGTTTATCGACAATTGAGGAGAAGTCCTTAGGCGCCATAATTAAGGGTGGTTCCAGGCCAATACAGGGTGTTGTTGACTATGCCGAGGAGGTGAGGGATAAGGGCTTATGGATAATGGACACACCTGGTTACGACATAATGTCCGTGGTCGGCATGGTGGCTGGCGGCGCCACCCTAGTCGTATTCACCACCGGCCGCGGGACGCCAACGGGTAACCCAATAGCACCCGTGATTAAGGTCACGGCAAACCCATACACGGCTAAGAAAATGCATGAGAACATAGACTTCGATGCAAGCACCGTGACCCTCGGCCAGGAAACCATTGAACAGGCTGGTGAGAGATTGTTCAAGCTCATAATTGACGTGGCCAGGGGCAAGCCGACGAGGGCTGAATTGCTCGGGTTTAGGGAGTTCGTGATACACAAGATAATACCATCATTCTAA
- a CDS encoding aldehyde ferredoxin oxidoreductase N-terminal domain-containing protein, with product MALFGWVGKVLYVNLSNGKIWVETVGEDVYDKVLGGEGLAAYIIYKRFREIKGPLDPSNILVFASGPLTSDIIPQSGRVSIGFISPLTGIWGSTHVGTRFAYELKRAGLDAVVVMDRAEKPVYIYIEEGQADIRDAGKYWGLDIIETVNALRRDLNDQSIKALAIGPAGEHLVEFSTIANEEGIGGRAGGGAVMGSKNLKAIVVKGTRPIEYAYSEELRRYVHWWL from the coding sequence GTGGCATTATTTGGTTGGGTTGGGAAGGTGTTATACGTTAACTTAAGTAATGGTAAGATCTGGGTGGAGACCGTTGGGGAGGATGTTTATGATAAGGTGCTTGGTGGTGAAGGGCTCGCCGCTTACATAATTTACAAGCGCTTCAGGGAGATAAAGGGCCCGCTTGACCCATCAAACATTCTCGTGTTCGCATCCGGGCCTTTAACGAGTGATATCATCCCACAGAGTGGTAGGGTGTCTATAGGGTTCATATCGCCATTGACTGGGATATGGGGTTCAACCCACGTGGGCACTAGGTTTGCGTATGAATTGAAGAGGGCTGGTCTTGATGCCGTGGTTGTGATGGACAGGGCCGAGAAACCGGTCTACATATACATTGAGGAGGGGCAGGCGGACATTAGGGATGCCGGTAAGTACTGGGGTCTCGATATAATAGAGACTGTGAACGCCCTAAGGAGGGACCTTAACGACCAGTCAATTAAGGCGTTAGCCATTGGACCCGCTGGGGAGCACTTGGTTGAGTTCTCGACGATAGCGAATGAGGAGGGTATTGGCGGTAGGGCTGGCGGTGGCGCTGTCATGGGTAGTAAGAACCTAAAGGCTATTGTTGTTAAAGGTACTAGGCCCATTGAGTACGCATATTCTGAGGAATTGAGGAGGTATGTACATTGGTGGCTTTAG
- a CDS encoding PaREP1 family protein, giving the protein MQSLLELLSEIAKKRDLSPELYLAELISRDLDPKDRVSIYLKIHSELLNEAEKEYADNDLVQAGEKYWGAVVALLNAIAELKGWEHFSHRDYAIIIERLADEFNDDELRTLFDSVEKLHANFYHNFLDRSGFNLRRDRALALIKRLSEYMARLKGD; this is encoded by the coding sequence ATGCAGAGCCTATTGGAATTATTAAGTGAGATTGCCAAGAAGAGGGACTTAAGCCCTGAGCTCTATTTGGCTGAGTTAATAAGTAGGGATTTAGATCCTAAGGATCGGGTAAGTATTTATTTGAAGATTCACAGTGAATTACTTAACGAGGCTGAGAAGGAATACGCGGATAATGACCTTGTGCAGGCCGGCGAGAAGTATTGGGGTGCCGTGGTGGCGTTACTTAATGCCATTGCCGAATTAAAGGGTTGGGAGCACTTCAGTCATAGGGATTATGCAATAATAATTGAGAGGCTCGCTGATGAGTTTAATGACGATGAATTAAGGACCTTATTTGACTCCGTAGAGAAACTTCATGCAAATTTTTACCATAACTTTCTTGATAGGAGTGGCTTTAATTTACGTAGAGATAGGGCCCTTGCACTTATTAAAAGACTGAGTGAGTACATGGCAAGGTTAAAGGGTGACTAA
- a CDS encoding molybdopterin-binding protein gives MRLVRVEDAIGQVLGYDTTYVGRDGATVLLPRGHVITRDDVEKLKDSGVYFVWVEGNEESSDLMYEWEIAETVARAVAGENTYIKPARQGSAWIMSSVNGVLKVDIHGLTELNLGGNVLLITRQGMSGVVKDELVGIIDVIPLSMRRSEVEELLRYRNLISVVPFRRRKIGIVITGTEIYQGRKRDLYYPVIKARADKYGWEVTFNTVVPDDEDKIMNAVKEAISNGVEAIVITGGMSVDPTDKTPNAIRRLGARVIAYGVPIKPTTMTMIAMLDNTPILAISAGGIYYSDYNAIDIFLPRLMADLIPSREEIAAMGHGGILPNYRPHH, from the coding sequence GTGAGGCTTGTTAGGGTTGAGGATGCGATTGGGCAGGTGCTTGGCTATGACACGACCTACGTGGGTAGGGATGGGGCAACGGTATTACTGCCCAGGGGCCACGTGATCACTAGGGATGATGTTGAGAAGCTGAAGGACTCTGGCGTCTACTTTGTCTGGGTTGAGGGTAATGAGGAATCGAGCGACTTAATGTATGAGTGGGAGATTGCCGAAACAGTGGCTAGGGCGGTGGCTGGGGAGAATACGTACATCAAACCAGCTAGGCAGGGCTCGGCTTGGATCATGTCCAGCGTTAATGGTGTGCTTAAGGTCGATATACACGGCTTAACCGAGCTAAACCTGGGTGGTAACGTTCTCCTGATTACTAGGCAGGGCATGAGTGGTGTTGTTAAGGATGAATTGGTTGGTATTATTGACGTGATACCGCTCAGCATGAGGAGGAGCGAGGTTGAGGAATTACTGAGGTATAGGAATTTAATTAGTGTCGTGCCGTTTAGGAGGAGGAAGATTGGCATTGTCATCACGGGTACTGAGATTTACCAGGGTAGGAAGAGGGACCTTTACTACCCAGTGATTAAGGCTAGGGCCGATAAATACGGCTGGGAAGTGACATTCAACACAGTGGTGCCTGATGACGAGGATAAAATAATGAATGCCGTGAAGGAAGCCATAAGCAATGGTGTGGAGGCCATAGTGATTACAGGTGGTATGTCCGTGGACCCAACGGATAAGACACCAAATGCAATAAGGAGACTCGGGGCTAGGGTCATAGCCTATGGAGTGCCCATTAAACCGACCACAATGACCATGATAGCCATGCTCGATAATACACCAATACTCGCAATCTCCGCCGGAGGAATATACTACAGCGACTACAACGCCATTGACATATTCCTACCAAGACTAATGGCAGACCTAATACCAAGTAGGGAGGAAATAGCTGCAATGGGCCACGGAGGAATACTGCCGAATTACAGGCCCCATCATTAA